In a genomic window of Nocardiopsis mwathae:
- a CDS encoding SulP family inorganic anion transporter: MGSMTTSQTTPRRRRPTIPTFSVIRTEVLAGLVVALALIPEAISFSIIAGVDPRVGLFASFVMAVSIAFLGGRPAMISAATGAMALVVVDLVKDHGVDYLLAATILAGVFQVILGLLGVAKLMRFVPPSVMTGFINALAILIFLAQVPHFWGEGWAVYAMIAGGLAIIFLLPRFTKAVPAPLVAIVVLTGIALASGAKVPTVGDMGSLPDSLPVPFLPDVPFSWETLQIIAPYSLTLALVGLMESLMTAKVVDDITDTRSAKSREARGQGWANILTGFFGGMAGCAMIGQTMINVKSGARTRLSTFLAGMFLLILVVVLGDVVAAIPMAALVAVMIFVSIATMDWHSIAPRTIKRLPWSETLVMVVTVAVVVGTHNLAIGVIAGSLTSIVIFARGVARLSNVTSVLDPEGGVRVYSVRGDLFFASSNELVGEFDYSEDGVSKVVIDLSRAHMWDSSAVAALDHATDKFAEHGIDVEITGLNVPSEELHKELSGTLSGH; encoded by the coding sequence ATGGGATCCATGACGACCTCGCAGACGACACCCCGGCGTCGGAGACCCACCATCCCGACCTTCTCGGTGATCCGCACCGAAGTGCTGGCCGGCCTGGTGGTCGCCCTCGCTCTCATCCCCGAGGCGATCTCGTTCTCGATCATCGCCGGCGTCGACCCCCGCGTCGGCCTCTTCGCGTCCTTCGTGATGGCCGTGTCGATCGCGTTCCTCGGCGGTCGCCCGGCGATGATCTCGGCGGCCACCGGCGCCATGGCGCTGGTCGTCGTGGACCTCGTCAAGGACCACGGCGTCGACTACCTGCTGGCCGCCACCATCCTCGCGGGCGTGTTCCAGGTGATCCTGGGGCTGCTCGGTGTCGCGAAGCTGATGCGGTTCGTCCCGCCCAGCGTGATGACCGGGTTCATCAACGCCCTGGCCATCCTCATCTTCCTTGCGCAGGTCCCGCACTTCTGGGGCGAGGGCTGGGCCGTCTACGCGATGATCGCCGGCGGCCTGGCGATCATCTTCCTGCTGCCGCGCTTCACCAAGGCCGTCCCGGCCCCGCTGGTGGCCATCGTCGTGCTCACCGGGATCGCCCTCGCCTCCGGGGCCAAGGTGCCCACGGTCGGCGATATGGGCTCCCTGCCCGACAGCCTGCCCGTCCCGTTCCTGCCGGACGTCCCCTTCAGCTGGGAGACCTTGCAGATCATCGCGCCGTACTCGCTCACGCTGGCGCTGGTGGGTCTGATGGAGTCGCTGATGACCGCCAAGGTCGTGGACGACATCACCGATACCCGCTCCGCCAAGAGCCGTGAGGCGCGCGGCCAGGGCTGGGCCAACATCCTCACCGGGTTCTTCGGCGGCATGGCGGGCTGCGCCATGATCGGCCAGACCATGATCAACGTGAAGTCCGGTGCCCGCACCCGGCTGTCCACCTTCCTCGCCGGTATGTTCCTGCTGATCCTGGTGGTGGTGCTGGGCGACGTTGTGGCGGCCATCCCGATGGCCGCCCTCGTCGCCGTGATGATCTTCGTGTCGATCGCGACCATGGACTGGCACAGCATCGCGCCGCGCACCATCAAGCGGCTGCCGTGGAGCGAGACGCTGGTCATGGTCGTGACGGTCGCCGTGGTCGTCGGTACCCACAACCTCGCCATCGGCGTGATCGCGGGATCGCTCACCTCGATCGTCATCTTCGCCCGTGGCGTCGCGCGCCTGTCGAACGTCACCAGCGTGCTCGACCCCGAGGGCGGCGTCCGCGTCTACTCGGTGCGCGGCGACCTGTTCTTCGCCTCCAGCAACGAGCTGGTCGGCGAGTTCGACTACAGCGAGGACGGCGTGAGCAAGGTCGTGATCGACCTGTCCCGCGCCCACATGTGGGACTCCTCGGCGGTGGCGGCGCTGGACCACGCCACCGACAAGTTCGCCGAGCACGGGATCGACGTCGAGATCACCGGCCTCAACGTGCCCAGCGAGGAGCTGCACAAGGAGCTCAGCGGCACGCTCAGCGGCCACTGA
- a CDS encoding type I polyketide synthase, producing the protein MEKSGSNKSPSSIPVAIVGIGCRLPQAQGPRMLWRLLCDGVDAISAAPPDRTPGGQGTLSTPGTPGGRGGFLTGVEEFDAAFFGISPREAIWMDPQQRILLETAWEAFEDAGMTQDRLRGTGTGVFIGLQAGEYWELLDQAEQGAGVRRDLHAGLGSGLRSVMSGRISYAFDLRGPSVTVDAACSSSLVAVHQAVQSIRSGESGQAIAGGANLLLRPTLSAIMADAGALAPDGRCKFGAADADGFGRADGVGAVVLKPLDRALADGDDIYAVIRGAASGNDGQASGYLMAPAVEGQLRTLLTAYADAGIDPATVDYVEAHGTGTSVGDPVELEALGTVLSPGRDPDRPCLVGSVKTNIGHTEATAGLAGLIKTALCLKERVIPPSLHCREPHPLLPWQDWRLAIPATEPTPWPDTGGREPVAGVSSSGIAGTNVHIVLTGAPEPVRLDGASGDDSAPDGACAPDTGPERSDDSDPGAAVHLLPLSARDPRALSELARAYAAHLDGDGRSVPLRDICHSAGERRTHFEHRLAVVGSDHAELRERLAEASEGKTAPGVVGPGEAAERRVAFVFPGQGAQWTGMGRGLLRDSPEFRRAIEEFDAAIAAEAGWSLLDLLGEGDLESAPIDRVQPALVAVEAAIARMLRVWGIEPDLVVGHSMGEIAAAYTADAIGIEDAARIICRRSALMRRLSGQGATLSTALPAAEAEEEAARFPDRVSIAVVNGPGNTVLSGDAEAIEEIRARLEERDVFCRLIKVDIAAHSPQMEELREDMLAELDGIRPRRARVPIWSTTDAALLDGAGLDADYWMRNLREPVRFGPVMQEVAAAGPLICCEISPHPVLLPALQEVLGADDLAIAPLRRDLPERTGMLTALGELYVAGRQVSWPGVIGDGARFTRLPTYPWQRERFWYPDGAEGTGGSGQGAGHGFGPAQAPGQARPLLGRRSEQGAADGTDTWEGRLDLRRNAFLLEHRVQDASIFPGVGYVELVLEAAAELGAGGVVAVTDVALDRALFLDPAAEPVVRLRLFAPERGPDGARFRRFDVGSRDADGMEAADGSADTTADGVGWTVHARGRLRLDAADHPESPVPGGTLAQVRERCAGAVSATDFYRSLGGTGNRWEGGFQGITDLWEGDGETLCRIRLTDGVPTAGFQVHPCLLDSCLQGLIAAKSAVSGADGSIVGGGLDVVVFRRRPKGQVWCHARLTGEDAAGYWGDVRLFDEDGTVVADIRGVGIRYLEPHGQARHGGAAAVERDQRDADASGLYEVRWEPVAALRGVPSDRARAGAVPYVVYADVHGVGEALVARLRSHGHRCVLVQPGASFQRFGPGHYVIAPGSADHHRQLLAEALDRGDDAADGAGGGTVAVHAVHLWSLDAASLADAERRGCCDVAALTRALTEQPDPALTVVTAGAQAVDDGECPRAEQAPLWGLGRTVTGEVPAVGLRLVDLDPAVLDPGSRTEHIDPLVAELSRADTEDQVALRGGRRLAPRLSPAPRRAAPAVPELVGGPVRLVLDTAGRPGRHRSAARRSAGTGIGTLDALAFRPMEARPPGHGEVAIEASIAPIVFRSVLIALGVMDCADPRNPDLGYEFAGTVTALGPGVRGLSVGDEVVALSHQPVADHVVAPASLVCRRPASLSLAEAATIPAAFTTADLALRHAARVQPGEKVLVHSASGGTGLAALQIAQREGAEVLATAGTAEKRSLLRFLGATVVGDSRSTAYVDTVREVTGGYGVDVVVNMLSGEPRAASLDLLAPFGRWVELTKRDILHGAPMDMRPFERALSFTCVDILQMTHQRPDRLGASLREMVELVGRGELRPLPYRLFPSEEVGDAFRLMARTGHTGRVMLSFSRPEPSPDAAPTPRSPARRSVRTNAGYLVTGGVGGLGLEVARRLVRQGARDLLLVGRSPLTPERAAAVQKLRATAHVDYEVVDVADEPGMDRVLTDWAARGRPPIRGVVHAAGVIEWADVADLTEDDVSAVMRPKAHGAAVLDRLFTGHDLDFFVLFSSGSALLPSPMIGAYAAANAYLDALAHRRRARGEAATSVNWGFWAKAGMVARYEREHGRDMTPEGMRSFDPDEGLAVLDRLIGDGTTQAALLPTDWHRWAEAHPTAARAPFFSLLVPGRADRRTAPPPAPDPTSRPLPAPKEDTTREPVTPAPEESPRSTPTTHEEVITYLRDVTGEILGLPSDRIHPRRALNRQGLDSLMAVEIRARIRRDLGVDIPMVKFLSAGTVTDLATMLLDRP; encoded by the coding sequence GTGGAAAAAAGTGGGTCGAACAAATCCCCTTCCTCGATTCCGGTCGCGATCGTCGGCATCGGGTGCCGGCTGCCGCAGGCACAGGGTCCCCGCATGCTGTGGCGGCTGCTCTGCGACGGTGTCGACGCCATCTCCGCGGCACCACCCGACCGAACACCGGGCGGCCAGGGCACACTGAGCACGCCCGGGACCCCGGGAGGGCGCGGCGGATTCCTCACGGGGGTGGAGGAATTCGACGCCGCCTTCTTCGGTATCTCCCCACGCGAGGCGATCTGGATGGATCCGCAGCAGCGGATCCTGCTGGAGACGGCGTGGGAGGCGTTCGAGGACGCCGGCATGACGCAGGACCGGCTCCGGGGCACCGGCACCGGGGTCTTCATCGGCCTCCAGGCGGGCGAGTACTGGGAGCTGCTCGACCAGGCCGAACAGGGCGCCGGGGTACGGCGGGACCTGCACGCCGGGCTGGGCAGCGGGCTGCGCAGCGTCATGTCCGGCCGGATCTCCTATGCCTTCGACCTGCGCGGCCCCTCGGTCACGGTGGACGCCGCCTGCTCGTCCTCACTGGTCGCGGTGCACCAGGCGGTGCAGAGCATCCGCAGCGGCGAGTCAGGGCAGGCGATCGCGGGCGGCGCCAACCTCCTGCTGCGGCCGACCCTCTCGGCGATCATGGCGGACGCGGGCGCGCTCGCGCCCGACGGGCGCTGCAAGTTCGGCGCCGCCGACGCCGACGGGTTCGGCCGCGCGGACGGCGTCGGCGCGGTCGTGCTCAAACCGCTGGACCGGGCCCTGGCCGACGGCGACGACATCTACGCGGTGATCCGCGGCGCCGCCAGCGGCAACGACGGCCAGGCCAGCGGCTACCTCATGGCCCCGGCCGTGGAGGGGCAGCTGCGGACCCTGCTCACCGCCTACGCCGACGCCGGTATCGACCCGGCCACGGTCGACTACGTCGAGGCCCACGGCACCGGAACGAGCGTCGGCGACCCGGTCGAGCTGGAGGCCCTGGGAACGGTGCTGAGCCCCGGCCGCGATCCGGACCGGCCCTGCCTGGTCGGGTCCGTGAAGACCAACATCGGCCACACCGAGGCGACCGCCGGGCTCGCCGGGCTGATCAAGACCGCGCTGTGCCTGAAGGAGCGGGTCATCCCGCCGAGCCTGCACTGCCGGGAGCCGCACCCGCTGCTGCCGTGGCAGGACTGGCGGCTGGCGATCCCCGCGACCGAGCCGACGCCGTGGCCCGACACCGGGGGCAGGGAGCCGGTGGCCGGGGTCAGCTCCTCCGGTATCGCGGGCACCAACGTGCACATAGTGCTGACCGGTGCCCCCGAACCCGTCCGGCTCGACGGCGCCTCCGGGGACGACAGCGCTCCGGACGGGGCGTGCGCGCCGGACACCGGCCCTGAGCGGAGCGACGACAGCGACCCCGGCGCGGCCGTCCACCTGCTGCCGCTGTCGGCCCGGGACCCGCGGGCGCTCTCCGAGCTGGCCCGGGCGTATGCCGCCCACCTCGACGGCGACGGGCGCTCGGTCCCGCTGCGCGACATCTGCCACAGCGCCGGCGAACGGCGCACCCATTTCGAACACCGGCTGGCCGTCGTCGGCTCCGACCACGCCGAGCTGCGGGAGCGCCTGGCGGAGGCGTCCGAGGGGAAGACGGCGCCCGGCGTCGTCGGCCCCGGCGAAGCGGCGGAGCGCCGCGTGGCCTTCGTGTTCCCCGGGCAGGGGGCCCAGTGGACCGGGATGGGCCGGGGGCTGCTGCGCGACAGCCCCGAGTTCCGGCGCGCCATCGAGGAGTTCGACGCGGCGATCGCCGCCGAGGCGGGCTGGTCGCTGCTGGACCTGCTCGGCGAGGGCGACCTGGAGTCCGCTCCCATCGACCGGGTCCAGCCCGCGCTGGTCGCGGTCGAGGCCGCGATCGCCCGGATGCTCCGCGTCTGGGGGATCGAGCCGGACCTGGTGGTCGGGCACAGCATGGGCGAGATCGCCGCGGCCTACACGGCGGACGCGATCGGCATCGAGGACGCCGCGCGGATCATCTGCCGCCGGTCGGCCCTCATGCGCCGGCTCAGCGGCCAGGGGGCGACGCTGTCGACCGCCCTGCCCGCGGCCGAGGCCGAGGAGGAGGCCGCCCGGTTCCCCGACCGCGTCTCGATCGCGGTGGTCAACGGGCCGGGAAACACCGTGCTGTCCGGGGACGCGGAGGCGATCGAGGAGATCCGTGCCCGCCTGGAGGAGCGCGACGTCTTCTGCCGACTGATCAAGGTGGACATCGCGGCGCACAGCCCGCAGATGGAGGAGCTGCGCGAGGACATGCTCGCGGAGCTGGACGGGATCCGGCCGCGGAGGGCACGGGTGCCGATCTGGTCGACGACCGACGCCGCACTGCTCGACGGCGCCGGCCTCGACGCCGACTACTGGATGCGCAACCTGCGCGAGCCGGTGCGGTTCGGACCGGTCATGCAGGAAGTGGCCGCCGCGGGGCCGCTGATCTGCTGCGAGATCAGCCCCCACCCGGTGCTGCTGCCCGCGCTGCAGGAGGTGCTGGGGGCGGATGACCTCGCCATCGCCCCGCTGCGCCGGGACCTGCCGGAGCGGACGGGGATGCTCACCGCCCTGGGCGAGCTGTACGTCGCCGGTCGGCAGGTGTCCTGGCCCGGGGTCATCGGCGACGGCGCCCGGTTCACCCGGCTACCCACCTACCCGTGGCAGCGCGAGCGGTTTTGGTACCCCGATGGTGCCGAGGGCACGGGCGGGTCCGGGCAGGGCGCCGGACACGGCTTCGGGCCCGCGCAGGCGCCCGGTCAGGCGCGCCCGCTGCTGGGGCGGCGGTCGGAGCAGGGGGCCGCGGACGGCACCGACACGTGGGAGGGGCGCCTGGATCTTCGCCGCAACGCCTTCCTGCTGGAGCACCGGGTCCAGGACGCGTCGATCTTCCCCGGCGTCGGCTACGTGGAGCTGGTCCTGGAGGCCGCCGCGGAACTGGGGGCGGGCGGGGTCGTCGCCGTCACCGACGTGGCGCTCGACCGCGCCCTGTTCCTCGATCCGGCCGCGGAGCCGGTGGTGCGTCTGCGGTTGTTCGCACCGGAGCGGGGGCCGGACGGCGCGCGTTTCCGCCGCTTCGACGTGGGCAGCCGCGATGCCGATGGCATGGAGGCCGCGGACGGGTCCGCGGACACCACCGCCGACGGGGTCGGGTGGACCGTCCACGCCCGCGGGCGGCTCCGGCTCGACGCCGCCGACCACCCGGAGTCGCCCGTCCCCGGGGGCACCCTGGCCCAGGTGCGGGAGCGGTGCGCCGGCGCCGTGTCCGCCACCGACTTCTACCGGAGCCTCGGGGGCACCGGAAACCGGTGGGAGGGCGGGTTCCAGGGCATCACCGACCTCTGGGAGGGCGACGGTGAGACGCTGTGCCGGATCCGGCTGACCGACGGCGTCCCCACGGCCGGCTTCCAGGTGCACCCGTGTCTGCTGGACTCGTGCCTGCAGGGGCTGATCGCGGCCAAGTCCGCGGTGAGCGGCGCCGACGGCTCCATCGTCGGCGGCGGGCTCGACGTGGTCGTGTTCCGGCGCCGCCCCAAGGGGCAGGTGTGGTGCCACGCCCGGCTCACCGGCGAGGACGCCGCCGGCTACTGGGGTGACGTGCGGCTGTTCGACGAGGACGGGACGGTGGTCGCCGACATCCGCGGTGTCGGCATCCGCTACCTGGAGCCGCACGGGCAGGCGCGGCACGGCGGGGCGGCGGCCGTCGAGCGGGACCAGCGGGACGCGGACGCCTCCGGCCTCTACGAGGTGCGCTGGGAGCCGGTCGCCGCGCTCCGCGGTGTCCCCTCGGACCGGGCGCGCGCCGGGGCCGTCCCCTATGTCGTCTACGCCGACGTGCACGGCGTCGGGGAGGCACTGGTCGCCCGGCTGCGCTCGCACGGCCACCGGTGTGTGCTGGTCCAGCCCGGTGCGTCCTTCCAGCGGTTCGGTCCGGGCCACTACGTCATCGCGCCCGGTTCGGCCGACCACCACCGGCAGCTGCTCGCCGAAGCCCTCGACCGCGGCGATGACGCCGCGGATGGTGCAGGAGGTGGCACGGTAGCGGTGCACGCGGTCCACCTGTGGAGCCTCGACGCCGCCTCACTCGCCGACGCCGAGCGCAGGGGCTGCTGTGACGTGGCGGCACTGACCCGCGCGCTCACCGAGCAGCCCGATCCCGCGCTGACCGTGGTGACCGCCGGCGCCCAGGCCGTGGACGACGGCGAGTGCCCGCGCGCGGAGCAGGCACCGCTGTGGGGGCTGGGGCGCACGGTCACCGGCGAGGTCCCGGCGGTCGGGCTCCGGCTGGTCGACCTCGACCCGGCCGTCCTGGACCCCGGATCCCGGACCGAGCACATCGACCCGCTCGTGGCCGAGCTGTCCCGTGCGGACACCGAGGACCAGGTGGCGCTGCGCGGCGGGCGCCGCCTGGCGCCGCGGCTTTCCCCCGCCCCCCGGCGGGCGGCGCCCGCGGTTCCCGAGCTGGTCGGCGGTCCGGTGCGGCTGGTCCTCGATACCGCGGGGCGGCCGGGGCGACACCGTTCCGCGGCCCGCCGCAGCGCCGGGACCGGCATCGGCACGCTCGACGCGCTGGCGTTCCGTCCGATGGAGGCGCGCCCGCCGGGGCACGGGGAGGTCGCCATCGAGGCGTCGATCGCACCGATCGTGTTCCGCAGCGTGCTCATCGCCCTGGGGGTCATGGACTGTGCGGACCCGCGCAACCCCGACCTGGGCTACGAGTTCGCCGGGACGGTGACCGCGCTGGGTCCGGGCGTGCGCGGGCTGTCGGTCGGGGACGAGGTGGTCGCGCTGTCCCACCAGCCGGTGGCCGACCACGTGGTGGCGCCGGCCTCCCTGGTCTGCCGCCGTCCGGCGAGCCTGAGCCTGGCGGAGGCGGCCACGATTCCGGCGGCCTTCACCACCGCCGACCTGGCGCTGCGGCACGCGGCCCGGGTGCAGCCCGGGGAGAAGGTGCTCGTGCACAGCGCGAGCGGCGGCACCGGCCTCGCGGCGCTGCAGATCGCGCAGCGGGAGGGGGCGGAGGTGCTGGCGACGGCGGGGACGGCGGAGAAGCGCTCGCTGCTGCGCTTCCTCGGCGCGACCGTGGTCGGCGACTCGCGGTCGACCGCGTATGTCGACACCGTGCGGGAGGTCACCGGCGGGTACGGCGTCGACGTCGTCGTCAACATGCTCTCCGGGGAGCCGCGCGCGGCGAGCCTGGACCTGCTGGCACCGTTCGGGCGGTGGGTGGAGCTCACCAAGCGCGACATCCTGCACGGGGCACCGATGGACATGCGGCCGTTCGAGCGGGCGCTGAGCTTCACCTGCGTGGACATCTTGCAGATGACCCACCAGCGGCCGGACCGGCTGGGTGCGTCGCTGCGGGAGATGGTGGAGCTGGTGGGCCGCGGTGAGCTGCGGCCGCTGCCCTACCGGCTGTTCCCGTCCGAGGAGGTCGGCGACGCGTTCCGACTCATGGCGCGGACCGGGCACACCGGGCGCGTGATGCTGTCGTTCTCCCGTCCGGAGCCGTCCCCCGACGCGGCGCCGACGCCCCGTTCGCCTGCGCGCCGTTCCGTGCGCACGAACGCCGGGTACCTGGTCACGGGCGGTGTGGGCGGTCTGGGACTGGAGGTGGCACGGCGGCTGGTGCGCCAGGGCGCCCGCGATCTGCTGCTGGTGGGGCGGAGCCCGCTGACACCGGAGCGGGCGGCGGCCGTGCAGAAGCTGCGGGCGACGGCGCACGTCGACTACGAGGTCGTCGATGTCGCCGACGAACCGGGGATGGACCGGGTACTGACGGACTGGGCGGCCCGGGGGCGCCCCCCGATCCGGGGGGTGGTGCACGCGGCCGGGGTGATCGAGTGGGCCGACGTGGCCGACCTGACCGAGGACGACGTGTCGGCGGTCATGCGGCCCAAGGCGCACGGGGCGGCGGTGCTCGACCGCCTGTTCACCGGGCACGACCTGGACTTCTTCGTGCTGTTCTCGTCGGGGTCCGCGCTGCTGCCCTCGCCGATGATCGGCGCTTACGCGGCGGCCAACGCCTACCTGGACGCCCTGGCCCACCGGCGGCGCGCCCGCGGTGAGGCGGCGACGAGCGTCAACTGGGGGTTCTGGGCCAAGGCCGGCATGGTCGCCCGGTACGAGCGCGAGCACGGCCGGGACATGACGCCGGAGGGGATGCGCAGCTTCGACCCGGATGAAGGGCTGGCCGTCCTCGACCGGCTGATCGGCGACGGGACCACCCAGGCGGCCCTGCTCCCGACCGATTGGCACCGCTGGGCCGAGGCCCACCCGACCGCGGCTCGCGCCCCGTTCTTCTCCCTCCTGGTGCCGGGCCGGGCCGACCGGCGCACGGCACCGCCCCCGGCACCGGACCCGACCAGCCGCCCCCTGCCCGCCCCCAAGGAGGACACCACCAGGGAACCCGTCACCCCCGCCCCGGAGGAGTCCCCCCGTTCGACACCCACCACCCACGAGGAGGTCATCACCTACCTCCGCGACGTCACAGGCGAGATCCTCGGCCTGCCGTCGGACCGCATCCACCCCCGCCGCGCCCTGAACCGCCAGGGCCTGGACTCCCTGATGGCCGTCGAAATCCGCGCCCGCATCCGCCGTGATCTCGGAGTCGACATCCCCATGGTCAAGTTCCTCAGCGCAGGAACCGTGACCGACCTGGCGACAATGCTCCTCGACCGCCCCTGA
- the lepB gene encoding signal peptidase I, which translates to MLNDERDSTSQSHDPVAGSMRPDGSKARRRADAPGRAADHGSGDGPAGAGPEGNGEAGKHRSYRGETGGAHTDREGEKAKEEKEKGKKQRSFWKELPVLLVIGLLLAFGIKTWVVEPYYVPSGSMENTLLIGDRVFVNKLAYLTRDIERGEVIVFDGRESWDAAEGAESSSGFLTAIADFAGMSPDRKDYTKRVIGLPGDTVECCDDQGRIMVNGEPVDEPYLFPGSLQSHEEFGPVKVGEGRLWVMGDHRAISLDSRGHEDFSGDGTIPIGSVAGPAFLIHWPLDRISTLSTPQDAFANVPAP; encoded by the coding sequence ATGCTGAACGATGAGCGCGATTCGACGTCCCAGTCCCATGATCCTGTGGCGGGATCCATGCGGCCCGACGGGTCAAAGGCGCGGCGCAGGGCCGACGCACCGGGGCGGGCGGCGGACCACGGCTCCGGAGACGGTCCCGCGGGGGCCGGGCCGGAGGGGAACGGCGAGGCCGGGAAGCACCGGTCGTACCGCGGGGAGACGGGCGGCGCGCACACCGACAGGGAGGGGGAGAAGGCGAAGGAGGAGAAGGAGAAGGGCAAGAAGCAGCGCTCCTTCTGGAAAGAGCTTCCCGTCCTGCTGGTCATCGGCCTGCTGCTGGCGTTCGGCATCAAGACGTGGGTGGTCGAGCCGTACTACGTTCCGTCGGGGTCGATGGAGAACACGCTGCTCATCGGCGACCGCGTCTTCGTCAACAAGCTCGCCTACCTGACCCGGGACATCGAGCGCGGCGAGGTCATCGTCTTCGACGGGCGCGAGTCCTGGGACGCCGCGGAGGGCGCCGAGTCGTCCTCCGGCTTCCTCACCGCGATCGCGGACTTCGCGGGGATGTCGCCCGACCGCAAGGACTACACCAAGCGGGTGATCGGCCTTCCGGGCGACACCGTCGAGTGCTGCGACGACCAGGGCCGCATCATGGTCAACGGCGAGCCCGTCGACGAGCCCTACCTCTTCCCCGGCAGCCTGCAGAGCCACGAGGAGTTCGGCCCGGTGAAGGTCGGCGAGGGGCGGCTGTGGGTGATGGGCGACCACCGCGCCATCTCGCTGGACTCGCGCGGCCATGAGGACTTCAGCGGCGACGGCACCATCCCGATCGGTTCGGTCGCCGGTCCCGCGTTCCTCATCCATTGGCCCCTGGACCGCATCTCCACGCTCTCGACACCCCAGGACGCATTCGCAAACGTTCCGGCTCCCTGA
- a CDS encoding STAS domain-containing protein: MDMCELQVDVRYDDDRTTLMVRGELDLASMPGLEHSAAQAEAERSSPCVTVDLTELDFIDSCGLNALTRMHRRLTRGGRTLTVIVPQGRIDRVFQYSGLKQCMDIQVSPTAPDRPSPYGDGPGDTPAPRPAQPSDDAADGRDS, from the coding sequence ATGGACATGTGCGAACTGCAGGTGGACGTCCGGTACGACGACGACCGGACGACCTTGATGGTGCGCGGAGAACTCGATCTCGCGAGCATGCCCGGGCTGGAGCATTCGGCCGCCCAGGCCGAGGCCGAGCGCTCCAGCCCGTGTGTGACCGTCGACCTCACCGAACTGGACTTCATCGACTCCTGCGGCCTCAATGCCTTGACACGGATGCACCGCCGCCTGACCCGCGGCGGCCGCACCCTCACCGTCATCGTGCCGCAGGGGAGGATCGACAGGGTCTTCCAGTACAGCGGGCTGAAGCAGTGCATGGACATCCAGGTCTCGCCCACCGCGCCCGACCGCCCCTCCCCCTACGGCGACGGGCCCGGCGACACCCCGGCACCGCGTCCCGCCCAGCCCTCCGACGACGCCGCGGACGGCCGCGACTCCTAG